DNA from Yamadazyma tenuis chromosome 5, complete sequence:
TTGAAAACGATGAAattttgaagcttttgaacgaaAAGTTGCACTTTAAAGATAAACTGCCGGTATTGATCGATGCTAACCCCAAAGAAATTGTTTCTGGCCAAATTGCCGAAGCTTTGGTCGAGTGTGGAGCCACCGAACGTGATTTGTACTTGTACTATTTCCTTTTGGTGTATAAAGGATCTACCTTGGTATTCGCCAATTCCATTGACTCCGTGAAGCGGTTAGTTCCGTTTTTAAACTCGTTGAACATCCCAGCGTTTGCTATCCACTCCTCAATGATCCAGAAACAACGGATGAGATCTTTGGAACGGTTCAAGGAAGCTACTGCCAAAAACAGCATCTCGGTGTTGGTGGCTTCGGATGTGGCTGCCAGAGGTTTGGATATCCCCAATATCGACCATGTTGCCCACTACCACTTGCCACGATCGGCAGACGTTTATATCCACAGATCTGGAAGAACTGCCAGAGCTGGCAACGAAGGTGTTTCGGTGATGTTCTGTTCTCCCCAAGAAGCGTCTGGTCCTCTCAGAAAATTGAGGAAATTGGTAGCTTCCAATGCTACTCACACTAGACTCAACGTCCATAGCGACGTGAAGTTATTGCctattgaagaaaacttggTGAGCCAAGTCAGACCCCGGGTTATGTTGGCTTCCAAATTGGCTAATGCTGCCATCTCCAATACATCATCCAAAAAGGAGAATACATGGGTAAAACAAGCGGCTGAAGACTTGGGAATCGAAGATATGACCAACATTGACGACTTTCAAGAcgatttcatcaagaaacagaagaagagaaatgAGAGTAGAGCATTGACCAAAGATGAGTCGAAGGGTATACGATACGAGTTGAAACAGCTATTGAGTCAACCACTTCGGAAGTTGGCCAGAAGGTCATACTTGACGAGTGGATTGGAGAACTTGGCGCATATAATGGTTAGTGGGAAGACTCATAAAGATATTTTGGGACATCAGAATGTCAATGCGTTGGAAGATTTGAGGGGCAAGAAGCAGGTTAAGCCAAAGCCAAAGGAGAAGTCGGATGAGAAGACAAAGCAGACTAGACCACAAGCAAACAAGCCAGAGGAAAGCAAGAAACATAAGCCCAAGAAATTCGACCTGAAAATGAAACTGAATAAACCAGACAAGATTATTAAACCCGGAAATCATAACCAACCGAATGGCAATATCAGGAAGAATGGTTCTATAAAGAGCAATACCAAAAAAAACTAGTTCTATAAAGGGCAATAGCAGTAAAACTTAAATACACGAAAGGCCAAAAAAATAGTCTCGTAATCAGCTTGTAGAATACTGTCTACGCAATAGGACACCTTCAAAATGAGTTGTATATAAAGTACAATCTACTAAATGGGTGGTATATAGAAAACACCTTAGGCGAATGAGTGCTATTCACCCATACTTGGGTCAATGCACTATCCCATTAGGCATCTAAATGAAATCGTCACTGTCATCGTCATAATAttcgtcttcatcagaTTCGTCAGCCAACTGCTCAAAGTTCACCTTATATCTCAACATGGCTCCAACCCCACCAAACCCTTGCACGAACTGAGCTCCTTCAGATGACCTATCGGTgacaaactccaagttggcaCCGTAATTCTTATAGTTTTCGGCCAACCATTCCAAGAACGTTTCTTCCTTTACAACTTCCAACTCGGCTCCGGTGTTCTTATCCAACATATACGCCTTACCCGGCAACTCTGGGTTGACATGCACCACCGTCTCTTCTCCATCGGCGTTCTTGAGGGTATACCGGatgatgttcaagttctcgtACACAATGAGAACCTCACAAGCACCCAAGTCCAAAGCCTTCAAAGTATCTTCAATACCGTAACAGTATTTTCCAGTGTCCTGGGAAATCTCATCAAAGTAGtcgttcaacaacttcttttcttgCACAAACTTCACGTTGGCCAAAGTCTCTGCTGATAATTCGATGGCCTGATTGAACCCATTTTCTCCTCCGTAAGAAATATCCACGATATTGATCACCTTAGCCTGCAATCTTCCGTCAAACAAGTCGGACTTGGACAATTCGGTTTTGAAATCAGCTGAACctgccaaaatcaaccctTTCACGTTGACCTTGTCAGCAGAAATAAAGTTCTGTACAGCCACTTCAGCAACCTTTCTGACATAATTATGtctcttttcttctctcaAACGACTGAAACGCATCGCTGACTGACCACCTCTTCCATGCTTCTTGGGCAAGTCCACCGTGAACTTGTGCAACACTTCTCTGGTGTTTCCGGTCACGGTCCCGAACAAGGCTCCATTACCATCCATGATAATAAACCCGAACCGGTCATCGTCCTCCAACAACTCACTCAACGCCTCCACATGGAACTTGTTGTCACAAAGATATAACGATGTGTTGATGGGCTTGAACGGTTCGAAATCAATATTtaacttcttttcctttcCCTCGTCGGTAATGACATCACCACAGAAAATCACCAACCCATTTTTAGGAACcgagttgtacaacttcaacttctgcTGGGTAGAAGTGATAGCTCCCAACACTGACAACCGGTTCACACGTGACTTGATATTGGAGGCAGTACCATACTCTTCAGTTAACATTTTCTGGATTAACGAGATTTGTCCTTTTGGCGGGGTGATCAACGAGATCATCGAGGTTCCGTTTCCACGGGCCAATTCCAACgccttgatcaacttcttgatcttccATATTTCAATGTTTTTTTCAGCTGCGTCGGACATATCTGAATGTTATAGTGGTAGTTTCCAGCGGTTGCTCCAGTGTttaaaaaattttcagcCTCTGCGACAGACCAAAACCGGCGTGCACCCACCGCCCACCGCCAGTCGGTGCGAACTTATCAGGATTCACCGGGCCACCACAACACCAGTATTATCCAATCCATCCATGACGTCTCTCGACCAGTTCGAAGGCCATGGTGCCCATGCCGACCAGGCCCGCACCTCATCGTCCCAGGTCCGTGTGCACCCGGACAACCATGACGATGGCGATGCCTACCACTCCGATTCAGACTCCTCATCGGTATCGGAACATCAAGATACCCGTAAAGAAAAGTCCAGAAAACCCGGTAACAGCGCCTTCCGCCAGCAGCGCTTGAAGGCCTACAGCCCGGTATTCACCGCCAGCAATGTGATTCCtcttttgttgattttggccatTGTTTTTGTACCGCTTGGAGCCGCCATGTGGTATGCCTCAGATAGAGTTCAGGACTTGGCCATCAACTACGCCCACTGTGAAAAGTTGGCCAGCGCCGACCACTGGTCGGCTATTCCCGATGAGTACTTGGACTATCATTTAAAGGATAAATCCTACAAACAGCCCCAGTGGCGGTTGAGCAAAGACGAATCACAGcagtttgaagatgaatcCAACGTGTGTGAGATCCAATTCAATGTGCCTCGGGACTTGAAAGGCCCCATCTACTTCTTCTATCGGTTGGAGAAATTCTACGCCAACCACCGAAGATTTGTCAAGTCGTACAGTGAAGAACAAATCATTGGCCATGCTGCTAGTAAGCACACGGTGAAGGAAACTTCGGGTCAAAACTGCCAACCAATGTCCACCCATAAAGGCAAAATCATTTACCCGTGCGGGTTGATCGCCAATAGCATGTTCAATGACACATTTTCGTCTACTTTGCTGGCTGTTAATGGTACGGCAGATGATTAcaaattgaccaacaaAGGAATTGCCTGGTCCAAGGACAAGAACCGgttcaagaaaacaaaatatTCTCACAAAGATATCGTGCCTCCTCCTAACTGGTATAAGAGGTTCCCCAACGGGTACAACGAGACCAACGTCCCTGATGTCAGTACCTGGGAAGAGTTCCAGAACTGGATGCACCCAGCAGGCTTGCCAACCTTCAATAAATTGGTGCTCCGGAACGACGATGACACTTTGAAGGCCGGTACGTACCAGGTATCGGTGGGGTTGCATTGGCCGGTATTGCCGTTCAAAGGAGGTAAGTACATCTACATTTCGCAAAGATCGGTTATGGGTGGTAAAAACCCATTTGTTGGGATCGCCTGGATGGCCAGCGGAGGCGTGTGTTTTGTGTTAAGTATTTTCttattggtggtgaattTAGTGAAACCCAGAAAGACGGGAGACATGAGCTTATTGAGCTGGAATCGTGAAAAGGCAGCAGAGGATGAGAAGGCGGTCGAGCAGAGTCAGCAGTAACAACGCACGAGTTTTTAGTTTAAATCTTCCAAATATATGATGTACCAATTGGGGTGCGCGTACGCCCAATAGGGAAGGGCCTAAGGCACTGCTCAGGACCAAATCATTGTGGTTCACCtacaaaagaagaaaagtaCTACTATATATGTGCTATCAAACCATATAGATTTCCCTGGTCCcatacttgttcaaattgaaatATCATATTTTTCTTGTCCTCTTCTTTACACGTATTCACCTATTCAGCTTTGCGAAATGCGTCCGTAAATTACCTCCTTTTCttttttgtttttgcaCTTTTACTAAAACTGCCACAAATTTACGTTTCCAGTTTTTAAAGCTTAATTGACCTTCACGCCTCCAGTACTAGTGTTCACAAGGATATATCCAAGACACCATGAGAAGAAAGACCACTGTGAGCTCGGTTAGTGTGAGCAATGGAAAATCAAAACAAGCTCTAACAGGTGTaacaaaaccaaagatAAAAAATCGATTAGGACGTCCTCCCAAACTCACAGTCGGCGACAATGACAGCAATGGAGATGATGCAGTTCTGGATGTCGACTCCGATTCCGACAATGATTCGGATTCTGATGAcgattcttcttcagggTCTTCATCTGACGACGATATAAATTATGCGGAAGCCAATGAAGAATTCgtcgatgaagaagacgatgtAGACGATGACGTGGAAGACTACTacgatgacgatgacgactACGATATTGCGTTCCCCGAACTGACTCCTCGGTACCTTCTCAAAATATACGCTGGACTTTTCAGGGTTAGTGGTAACCCCAAGTTCGAGAACAAAGCTATTAATGCAATGATGGAAACAGCACTTAGCATTGCGTTGCCCACGAAGCCAGAAGAGAGAAAAGAGATCGATCTTAGTGACCTTTCTTTCACCAAGGGCCTGGATATCCATAGTCCTGATGTTCTTGTAATCCAATTGAAATCGGGTAGAAACATCGAGGGTTATAGACACAAACTCCCATTGCCTTGTTTGATAGGAACAATTGCCAGAAACTTGTGGTACCGGCTTGACTTTCCCCAGGGGCCTTTGGCAAAGGATAATTTCCCCAACTTTCAGGACGGATCATATCGCCAGATAAAGCTTTTGTATTCGCAGAGATCTGATCTGGTGAGACCCATAAGTGAACAAAACATGATGagtttggccaagttcaGTTTCGACCAAGCGTTTGGTAATATGAGTAACAGCCGAGTGAGTTTCTATGTCAATAGTTTGCAAGAATTCCCACGTTTAGAGGCAGCAGGGTTCAAGCCGCCAGAAACTTATTTTATAGCAAGAGACCAAGTCAAACCACCCGAGCAGTTACGAAAGAAGGTGTTTCCTTGGTTAGAAAGCGAATGGCAGCTGTTTGAAAAGTACCAACTGACGCTTCCACCTCCTATAAGAGATTTGTCACTTCCCAAGCTTTTCTATATGCTTGATCAGTTCAGGGATATTATTCTTCAGGAcatggtgtttttggttgatCAGAACCCGGAGTGTGTGTTTTACTACTATGAGGTTTGCTATTGCCCAGAATTTGTTGCTTATAAGAAAGATGTTCTTGCTTACTGTGGACAAACAGAACCGGTAACTACTGAGGTGAAGAGTCGAGCTCCAGAAAATAGACCAAGAATTCGAAGTCTGGCCAACCACACACCAACTCGCAAACCAGCTCACAAGTCAACTGCGGCTAAAAAAGCATATCAAACCCAGCTTACGCTTCAGAGTGTATTTGACAGCCGCAGCCTGGTTGAAGACTCTTCAACTAAAAACCTGTTAAATAACCAAAAGATAACTAAAAGTCCTGTCAACCGTGGTAAGCAAGCCACCGTATCACATTCAGACAAGAAAGTTGTTTCTCAGAGTGAGTCCAAAACTGATTGGCTCATCCAAAATATGCAAGAGCAGAATCAGTCTCTAAGAAATGA
Protein-coding regions in this window:
- the MAK5 gene encoding ATP-dependent RNA helicase (EggNog:ENOG503NUN6; COG:A) — its product is MAPLKKQKSKYARKPRASLKNQMLRESRVVKADSLKWKPVEIPDNLDNYEGLYGLEEIDGVDVEIVNGQAQFKVKDDKKFQDKQEKKKQKNQNSKDNKSPDNDESMEIDGDETQIETEEEVEEEEFTGFDDEVVQEQPQTANELDEELVQSAFDFNVELPDDNISLPHWSSLSLSGYALTGLNELKFTSPTPIQKKSIPLGLEGRDIIGKATTGSGKTLAYGIPILEKYLSNLETIKANRKNGIINSPTGIVFVPTRELAHQVVDHLNNISKFYPLPPNGIVSITGGLSIQKQERLLKFGPGLIVATPGRFLELSEKDEELLKRWSSTDIVVLDEADRLLQDGHFDEFEKILELFKKHRPGNLATWKWQTLVFSATFARELFGKLSKTVKAKDQTGLIENDEILKLLNEKLHFKDKSPVLIDANPKEIVSGQIAEALVECGATERDLYLYYFLLVYKGSTLVFANSIDSVKRLVPFLNSLNIPAFAIHSSMIQKQRMRSLERFKEATAKNSISVLVASDVAARGLDIPNIDHVAHYHLPRSADVYIHRSGRTARAGNEGVSVMFCSPQEASGPLRKLRKLVASNATHTRLNVHSDVKLLPIEENLVSQVRPRVMLASKLANAAISNTSSKKENTWVKQAAEDLGIEDMTNIDDFQDDFIKKQKKRNESRALTKDESKGIRYELKQLLSQPLRKLARRSYLTSGLENLAHIMVSGKTHKDILGHQNVNALEDLRGKKQVKPKPKEKSDEKTKQTRPQANKPEESKKHKPKKFDSKMKSNKPDKIIKPGNHNQPNGNIRKNGSIKSNTKKN
- the ERF1 gene encoding translation termination factor eRF1 (BUSCO:EOG09262CDO; EggNog:ENOG503NU1U; COG:J) — its product is MSDAAEKNIEIWKIKKLIKALELARGNGTSMISLITPPKGQISLIQKMLTEEYGTASNIKSRVNRLSVLGAITSTQQKLKLYNSVPKNGLVIFCGDVITDEGKEKKLNIDFEPFKPINTSLYLCDNKFHVEALSELLEDDDRFGFIIMDGNGALFGTVTGNTREVLHKFTVDLPKKHGRGGQSAMRFSRLREEKRHNYVRKVAEVAVQNFISADKVNVKGLILAGSADFKTELSKSDLFDGRLQAKVINIVDISYGGENGFNQAIELSAETLANVKFVQEKKLLNDYFDEISQDTGKYCYGIEDTLKALDLGACEVLIVYENLNIIRYTLKNADGEETVVHVNPELPGKAYMLDKNTGAELEVVKEETFLEWLAENYKNYGANLEFVTDRSSEGAQFVQGFGGVGAMLRYKVNFEQLADESDEDEYYDDDSDDFI
- the LEM3 gene encoding alkylphosphocholine resistance protein lem3 (EggNog:ENOG503NVEE; COG:D,K,T) is translated as MTSLDQFEGHGAHADQARTSSSQVRVHPDNHDDGDAYHSDSDSSSVSEHQDTRKEKSRKPGNSAFRQQRLKAYSPVFTASNVIPLLLILAIVFVPLGAAMWYASDRVQDLAINYAHCEKLASADHWSAIPDEYLDYHLKDKSYKQPQWRLSKDESQQFEDESNVCEIQFNVPRDLKGPIYFFYRLEKFYANHRRFVKSYSEEQIIGHAASKHTVKETSGQNCQPMSTHKGKIIYPCGLIANSMFNDTFSSTLSAVNGTADDYKLTNKGIAWSKDKNRFKKTKYSHKDIVPPPNWYKRFPNGYNETNVPDVSTWEEFQNWMHPAGLPTFNKLVLRNDDDTLKAGTYQVSVGLHWPVLPFKGGKYIYISQRSVMGGKNPFVGIAWMASGGVCFVLSIFLLVVNLVKPRKTGDMSLLSWNREKAAEDEKAVEQSQQ
- a CDS encoding uncharacterized protein (EggNog:ENOG5039AF7) — encoded protein: MRRKTTVSSVSVSNGKSKQALTGVTKPKIKNRLGRPPKLTVGDNDSNGDDAVSDVDSDSDNDSDSDDDSSSGSSSDDDINYAEANEEFVDEEDDVDDDVEDYYDDDDDYDIAFPESTPRYLLKIYAGLFRVSGNPKFENKAINAMMETALSIALPTKPEERKEIDLSDLSFTKGSDIHSPDVLVIQLKSGRNIEGYRHKLPLPCLIGTIARNLWYRLDFPQGPLAKDNFPNFQDGSYRQIKLLYSQRSDSVRPISEQNMMSLAKFSFDQAFGNMSNSRVSFYVNSLQEFPRLEAAGFKPPETYFIARDQVKPPEQLRKKVFPWLESEWQSFEKYQSTLPPPIRDLSLPKLFYMLDQFRDIILQDMVFLVDQNPECVFYYYEVCYCPEFVAYKKDVLAYCGQTEPVTTEVKSRAPENRPRIRSSANHTPTRKPAHKSTAAKKAYQTQLTLQSVFDSRSSVEDSSTKNSLNNQKITKSPVNRGKQATVSHSDKKVVSQSESKTDWLIQNMQEQNQSLRNDILAIKEQTLQQKQEVEDLKKLTQEKLNAIFVLLSKQPEALSSAYKNTQGANIQATPPTPHWGTQVAGQIGQAAGQIGQVAGQIGQVAGQVGQVTNQLPGQVAQLPGQVAQLPGQVAQLPGQVFQLKFKLKFLVKFQAKSQVKSQAKSRAKPQPKHQDSNYAGSAAPVTSTKTKTKAPPVPSPVIGTEAAFQLPPDSLVRFTQWTSEQPHIQPPKRSKAKRPDYVQRLEFNESLEKASHMPKVAKTLVGYVRQWFLGMEGVPSIVSRDQVFKDAWRQQTAAAETYSSRRKIVDFVESLRKDTGTLFYGWGRFQLAKLIDIHFSKNDIPITDLEDIGSKEKRDLIRKLYKLKAVTPHEMYTNFSFDLKSEFKCKET